A region from the uncultured Sunxiuqinia sp. genome encodes:
- the yccS gene encoding YccS family putative transporter encodes MSEKNQWLSVFINPLRKHAWFEVFRQTFWSNPDRLMAAKATFAIALLAVPFVAAGKSVIGITLALGALAGALSETDDHPRGRIKSLALKVVSFGFSSFAVALLNPYPIILGFGLAISTIGFILIGGLSERYRGVTFGAILVGIYTMLGIDNSTSWYLQPIFLSAGALFYGLLSLVLLFYHPWRLLEEQLARGYLALATYLEEKAKLFPSDKTRQGQLRNQLALQNVELVAALDRCKDVLNSYGDAVKDEEPLKPYMRYFMLLQSLHERAASSHERYDLLSDDPENKELLEGIGQTLLQLSLAIKQFANSLLTGTPYRHPVSLAWMVNALKDQFEKAENKATHPLAPLINNLNRSHQSLAKLNEDQQRSITPRLAKDERTIGERLKAQLNWNHPRLRYAIRLSLCFLVGFAISEGFQIVRGEWIILTSLFVCQPSYSETRRRLLQRVLGTLTGVIAGVLIVQLFPTSAGQLLLMLASAFTFLFWLRRNYSISVIFITIFVLSAFSLITDEGVAIMFPRLVDTVIGSVLAIISVRLLWPDWQYKRLPGLIKEALSKNTAYFQAIINEYEHESTEDDFDYRVARRQAHRADNALVLAWRGMQMEPKSRQHFRKQAFTLTYLNHALLSYLSALGAHRQQQLTTIELLSIAKDVLAALQKVTDSMQVQNGTNSKHIDNLMNEIKEHLNNTEQGETQQQFNLLFNIADVTAHILKRANVLDIHQK; translated from the coding sequence ATGAGTGAGAAAAATCAATGGCTCTCGGTCTTCATTAATCCTTTGCGAAAGCACGCGTGGTTTGAAGTATTCCGACAGACTTTTTGGAGCAATCCTGACCGGTTGATGGCTGCCAAAGCGACCTTTGCGATTGCCTTGCTGGCTGTTCCATTCGTCGCTGCCGGAAAATCGGTTATTGGCATTACTCTGGCTTTGGGAGCTTTAGCCGGTGCCCTTTCCGAAACCGACGATCATCCCCGGGGAAGAATCAAATCGCTGGCACTAAAAGTCGTAAGCTTCGGATTTTCAAGCTTTGCTGTCGCCCTATTAAATCCCTACCCAATTATTTTAGGTTTCGGACTTGCGATCTCCACCATTGGTTTTATCCTCATTGGTGGATTGAGTGAGCGATACCGGGGAGTTACCTTTGGTGCGATACTCGTTGGCATTTATACCATGCTGGGTATCGACAATAGTACAAGTTGGTACTTGCAGCCTATTTTTCTTTCGGCCGGAGCCCTGTTTTATGGGTTGCTTTCGCTCGTATTGCTTTTTTATCATCCGTGGCGATTACTGGAAGAACAATTAGCCAGAGGTTACCTGGCCTTAGCAACTTATCTCGAAGAAAAAGCGAAACTATTTCCAAGCGACAAAACACGGCAGGGACAGTTACGAAATCAGTTGGCACTTCAAAACGTAGAATTAGTTGCCGCGCTGGATCGATGTAAAGACGTACTGAATAGTTACGGCGATGCGGTGAAGGATGAGGAGCCATTGAAACCATACATGCGCTATTTCATGCTTTTGCAAAGCTTGCACGAAAGGGCTGCTTCCAGCCACGAGCGCTACGATTTGCTGAGTGACGACCCGGAAAATAAAGAGCTACTGGAAGGGATTGGGCAAACGCTTCTGCAGCTATCATTGGCCATCAAGCAATTTGCGAATAGTCTGCTAACCGGAACGCCTTATCGGCATCCTGTTTCGTTAGCCTGGATGGTAAATGCTTTGAAAGACCAGTTCGAAAAAGCTGAAAATAAAGCGACGCATCCGTTGGCGCCACTCATCAATAACCTGAACCGATCACATCAGTCGCTGGCCAAATTAAACGAAGATCAGCAACGAAGTATAACGCCACGTCTGGCCAAAGATGAACGAACCATTGGCGAACGACTGAAAGCTCAGCTAAACTGGAACCATCCACGGCTGCGGTATGCTATTCGGCTTAGTTTATGTTTTCTGGTTGGCTTTGCAATTTCCGAGGGATTTCAAATCGTGAGGGGAGAGTGGATCATCCTTACCAGTTTATTTGTTTGCCAACCCAGTTACAGTGAAACCCGCCGACGCCTGCTACAACGCGTTTTGGGAACTCTCACCGGAGTTATTGCAGGTGTGCTTATCGTTCAGCTATTCCCGACCAGTGCCGGACAACTGCTGCTCATGCTGGCATCAGCTTTTACCTTTCTGTTTTGGCTGCGTCGGAACTATTCAATCTCTGTTATTTTCATTACCATTTTTGTGCTCAGTGCATTCAGCCTGATTACCGATGAAGGGGTAGCCATCATGTTTCCTCGTTTGGTTGATACCGTAATTGGTTCGGTGCTGGCTATTATTAGTGTGAGGTTACTTTGGCCCGACTGGCAATACAAACGTCTGCCCGGTCTCATTAAAGAGGCGCTGAGTAAAAACACGGCCTACTTTCAAGCCATCATTAACGAATATGAACACGAATCGACTGAGGATGATTTTGATTACCGGGTAGCACGCCGACAGGCACACCGAGCCGACAACGCCCTGGTGTTAGCCTGGCGAGGCATGCAAATGGAGCCCAAAAGTCGACAGCACTTTCGCAAACAGGCCTTCACCCTCACCTACCTTAACCATGCGCTATTGTCTTATTTATCGGCACTGGGGGCACATCGTCAGCAGCAGCTAACTACAATTGAGCTGTTATCGATTGCTAAAGATGTATTGGCGGCTTTGCAGAAAGTTACCGATTCGATGCAAGTTCAAAACGGCACGAACAGCAAACACATTGACAACCTGATGAATGAAATTAAGGAGCATTTAAACAATACCGAGCAAGGAGAAACGCAGCAGCAATTTAACTTGCTATTCAACATTGCTGATGTTACAGCCCACATTCTAAAACGGGCAAACGTATTGGACATTCATCAAAAATAA
- a CDS encoding dipeptidase: protein MMKHIETYIENNKDRFLDELFGLIRIPSVSSIEAHKPDMYKAAEYWKELLLSSGADQAQVFETNGNPVTYAKKIIDPSKPTVLVYSHMDVMPAEPLELWNSPAFEPEVRDGKIWARGADDDKGQGMMHAKAFELMVKTNTLPCNVKFMIEGEEEIGSPNLGKWCEENKEMLSADVILVSDTTMLAPGKPAITTGLRGLAYWQVEVTGPNRDLHSGLYGGAIANPINTLAKLIAQMTDDNGHITIPGFYDDVLEVSTEERALLAKTPFDLESYKKALSVDELDGEKGYSTIERTGIRPSFDVCGIWGGYSGEGAKTVLPSRAFAKISCRLVPNQNHEKIAEQFKIHLESIAPNSVKVEVTSLHGGQGYVCPIDLPAYQAAEQAYIDVFGQRPIPVRSGGSIPIISTFEQVLGIKTILMGFGLESDAIHSPNENFPLEQFYKGITTIPLFYKYFAEKK from the coding sequence ATGATGAAACATATTGAAACATACATTGAAAATAATAAAGACCGCTTTTTAGATGAACTATTTGGCTTGATTCGAATTCCTTCGGTCAGCTCTATTGAAGCCCACAAACCAGACATGTATAAGGCTGCGGAATATTGGAAAGAACTGCTTCTCAGTTCGGGAGCCGATCAAGCACAGGTTTTTGAAACCAATGGTAATCCGGTTACTTACGCCAAGAAAATCATTGATCCCTCAAAGCCAACCGTGTTGGTATATAGCCACATGGATGTGATGCCTGCTGAACCCCTGGAGCTATGGAATTCGCCTGCTTTTGAACCGGAAGTACGTGATGGTAAAATATGGGCGCGAGGTGCCGATGACGATAAAGGTCAGGGCATGATGCACGCCAAAGCTTTTGAGCTGATGGTAAAGACCAACACCCTGCCCTGCAATGTCAAATTTATGATTGAAGGAGAGGAAGAAATTGGCTCTCCCAACCTAGGTAAGTGGTGCGAAGAAAATAAAGAAATGCTGAGTGCTGATGTTATTTTGGTTTCCGACACCACCATGCTGGCGCCCGGTAAGCCAGCCATTACTACCGGCCTGCGCGGACTAGCCTATTGGCAGGTGGAAGTCACCGGCCCCAACCGCGATCTGCATTCAGGATTGTATGGCGGCGCCATTGCCAACCCCATCAATACATTGGCTAAGTTAATAGCACAAATGACCGACGACAACGGGCACATCACCATTCCCGGTTTTTACGATGATGTATTGGAAGTTTCCACCGAAGAGCGGGCCTTATTGGCGAAAACACCTTTTGATCTGGAAAGCTATAAAAAAGCCCTTTCCGTTGATGAACTGGACGGCGAAAAAGGCTATTCTACCATCGAGCGCACCGGCATTCGCCCATCGTTTGATGTGTGTGGCATTTGGGGCGGTTACTCGGGCGAAGGAGCCAAAACTGTTTTACCATCAAGAGCTTTTGCCAAAATCAGCTGTCGCCTGGTTCCCAATCAAAACCATGAGAAAATTGCCGAGCAGTTTAAGATCCATTTGGAGAGCATTGCTCCAAACTCGGTTAAGGTGGAGGTAACCTCGCTGCATGGCGGCCAGGGGTATGTTTGCCCAATCGATTTACCTGCCTATCAGGCTGCGGAACAAGCTTACATCGACGTATTCGGACAGCGGCCTATTCCTGTTCGTAGCGGTGGTTCTATTCCAATTATTTCCACCTTTGAACAGGTGTTGGGTATTAAAACAATTTTGATGGGCTTTGGACTGGAGTCGGATGCCATTCACTCACCAAACGAGAATTTCCCATTGGAACAGTTCTACAAAGGCATTACCACTATCCCATTGTTTTATAAGTATTTTGCCGAGAAAAAATAA
- the dnaB gene encoding replicative DNA helicase yields MATDRNNSRKKQNNSIEQINAQYGKLPPQAIDVEEAVLGALMLERDAYVTVADVIDTPSFYKEEHQKIFEAIKYLSTHEKPVDLLMVTQQLKDNDTLDAVGGPLYITQLTSRVASAAHIEFHARIIAQKYIQRELIRVSSEIQTSAYDDNMDVDDLIDFSETALFKVAEGNIKKETLPIKPILKEAARLIEEASKREDGLSGVPSGFTALDRMTSGWQKTDLIIIAARPAMGKTAFVLSMARNMAVEHKAPVAVFSLEMSGVQLVNRLLAAETELGSEKIKNGHLADWEWEHFNRKLNVLEDAPLFVDDTPALSIFEFRAKCRRLKMQYDIGVVIVDYLQLMTAGDAGRGSREQEVSMISRSLKAIAKELDIPILALSQLNRSVESREGKRPQLSDLRESGAIEQDADMVMFIHRPEYYGITEDENGNSLIGVAEIIIAKHRNGSVGDVPLAFKKQQVKFCDLETIIPEEIGGGVVGQTFGSKMNDDPGSVEMPVNSAFESEGNGSYQTPNSDDVPF; encoded by the coding sequence ATGGCTACAGATCGGAATAATTCGCGGAAGAAACAGAACAACTCAATAGAACAGATTAATGCGCAGTACGGTAAATTGCCACCACAGGCAATTGATGTTGAGGAAGCTGTTTTGGGAGCGTTGATGCTGGAACGTGACGCCTATGTTACTGTGGCCGATGTTATTGATACTCCCAGTTTCTATAAAGAAGAGCACCAGAAGATTTTTGAAGCGATCAAGTATTTGTCTACCCACGAAAAGCCGGTGGATTTGTTAATGGTCACTCAACAATTGAAAGATAATGATACATTGGATGCCGTGGGAGGTCCACTCTATATTACCCAGTTAACAAGTCGGGTGGCCTCGGCTGCTCACATCGAATTTCATGCGCGTATTATTGCACAAAAATACATTCAGCGCGAATTGATTCGGGTGTCTTCGGAAATTCAGACCAGCGCTTACGATGATAATATGGATGTGGATGATTTGATTGATTTTTCGGAAACAGCCCTTTTTAAAGTGGCCGAAGGAAACATCAAGAAAGAAACCCTTCCGATAAAACCCATTTTGAAAGAAGCTGCTCGTTTAATTGAGGAAGCTTCGAAGCGTGAAGATGGACTGAGTGGGGTCCCAAGTGGATTTACCGCACTCGACCGCATGACTTCCGGCTGGCAAAAAACTGACTTGATCATTATTGCTGCCCGTCCGGCGATGGGTAAAACTGCTTTTGTACTTTCTATGGCCCGGAATATGGCGGTGGAGCACAAAGCTCCTGTTGCTGTATTTTCGCTGGAGATGTCAGGGGTGCAGCTGGTCAATCGTTTGCTGGCAGCTGAAACCGAACTGGGATCAGAAAAAATTAAGAATGGACATTTGGCAGATTGGGAGTGGGAGCATTTTAACCGAAAACTGAACGTGTTGGAAGATGCCCCCTTATTCGTTGATGATACTCCTGCACTTTCTATTTTTGAATTCCGAGCCAAATGCCGACGATTGAAAATGCAATACGACATTGGTGTGGTGATTGTCGATTACTTGCAGCTGATGACTGCCGGTGATGCCGGACGCGGTAGTCGTGAGCAGGAGGTAAGTATGATTTCTAGGTCGCTGAAAGCGATTGCCAAAGAGCTGGACATTCCTATATTAGCCCTTTCACAGCTAAACCGTTCGGTGGAGTCGCGTGAAGGAAAACGACCACAGCTTTCCGATCTTCGTGAATCGGGGGCCATTGAGCAGGATGCTGATATGGTGATGTTTATTCACCGCCCTGAATATTATGGTATCACCGAGGATGAAAACGGAAATTCATTGATTGGTGTTGCCGAGATTATTATCGCCAAGCACCGGAATGGTTCAGTAGGTGATGTGCCACTAGCCTTCAAGAAACAGCAGGTTAAATTCTGTGATCTGGAAACCATTATTCCGGAGGAAATCGGTGGTGGCGTTGTGGGACAGACATTTGGATCGAAAATGAATGATGATCCGGGTAGTGTTGAAATGCCCGTAAACAGCGCTTTCGAATCGGAAGGGAATGGTTCTTATCAAACACCAAATTCAGATGATGTCCCGTTTTAG